The following coding sequences are from one Segnochrobactrum spirostomi window:
- a CDS encoding DNA-binding transcriptional regulator: MPEQSPYKPVRGLSRGLAVLNALNRVDGGASVSRLAELTKLHRTTVQRLLETLQTDGYVRRSESDGRYCLNLRVRELSEGFRDEHWISALASPLLGELLKEVVWPTDLCTFDADAMVVRETTHRFSKLSFHRSMIGRRMPMLQTASGTAYLAFCPETERNSIIDLLARRPQPEYRLARDRAALDDLLAQVVERGYGQNYMTWTDEAKMAGIALPIRGGSGLMGCLGLAYLASAMSIEAAAGRYLGAMRRVVHAIETQV, translated from the coding sequence ATGCCGGAACAAAGCCCCTACAAGCCGGTCCGTGGTCTCAGCCGTGGCCTCGCGGTGCTCAATGCGCTGAACCGCGTCGACGGGGGCGCCAGCGTCAGCCGGCTCGCGGAACTGACGAAGCTGCACCGGACGACGGTTCAACGCCTGCTGGAGACCTTGCAGACGGACGGCTACGTGCGCCGGAGCGAGTCCGACGGGCGCTATTGCCTGAACCTTCGGGTGCGGGAGCTCAGCGAAGGATTCCGCGACGAGCACTGGATCTCCGCGCTCGCCTCGCCCCTGCTCGGCGAGCTTCTGAAGGAAGTGGTCTGGCCGACCGACCTGTGCACCTTCGACGCCGATGCGATGGTGGTGCGCGAGACGACGCACCGCTTCAGCAAATTGTCGTTCCATCGCTCGATGATCGGCCGCCGCATGCCGATGCTTCAGACGGCGAGCGGCACGGCCTATCTCGCCTTCTGCCCGGAGACCGAGCGGAACAGCATCATCGACCTGCTCGCCCGCCGGCCTCAACCCGAATACCGGCTCGCCCGCGACCGCGCCGCGCTCGACGATCTGTTGGCGCAGGTCGTCGAGCGTGGCTACGGACAGAACTACATGACCTGGACCGATGAGGCGAAGATGGCCGGGATCGCGCTGCCCATTCGGGGCGGCAGCGGCCTCATGGGATGCCTCGGGCTCGCGTATCTCGCCTCGGCCATGAGCATCGAGGCGGCCGCGGGCCGCTATCTCGGGGCGATGCGTCGCGTCGTCCACGCGATCGAGACGCAGGTCTGA